TCACTCAGTAATGTCTTTCATATTTCTATGAGGCATGTACTATGATGCAATGAAAAAGTCTTTGcgttattttaatttgattttggaCCATTTAATTTCGCAGTCTGTGACGGGTTTAATGAATTCAGTTTAAATTAGAACTTTGTGTATCTCGGAAGAGGTCAGATGAATTATTGCCTCTTTCTCCATTGGCTTTCTGGTTTGATGAAGTGTATGAAAGCTGATATTTCAGCTCTTTCGTCCATGATTATGCGACAGTTTACCGTCATAATAGATAGGTTTCCTATGGGTGGtaatttaagtttattttctaCCTCATTTCATTCgtactaaaataaatattttctgatctattaactaaaataaacaacaaacaagaaATAAGGTTGTGCGTTCGTTACAAAGATCGCATAAATTTTTATATAATCAACGagtcaaacaaaaaaacaatacagATCAAACATATGTATAAATGTCACCATGTTATATACTTACATAAGCACCAAATGTACAAAGCTATTTCAAAATGGAGGGGGAGGGAGGGAAACACGTCCTTTCTAACTTTGTAATAATCAAACAGACCCACACACATTCCTTATATACCCTCAACCGAAACCGTCCGTGCAAACACTTAACCCGGGAAAATATACACAGTAAGGAAAAACCCCTTAATGATATAACGGAACGCAAAGAAATAGATTTATTTTCTACCTCATTTCATTCgtactaaaataaatattttctgatctaactaaaataaacaacaaacaagaaATAAGGTTGTGCGTTCGTTACAAAGATCGCATAGCAAATGGGGTTATAAGAAAAAGAGGAAAATTATAAACCCAAATTTAAGGATACCAAAAGCTTTTGTTCAATGCTATCTTTGATATAGCCGTCCTTAGCTCTGTCCGTAGCCCAACGCCAATGAACTTTGGGGAGGCGATCAGGAACCTTGTTATTAGCGGCTGCCGAAACTCCGCCACTTCTAAGACTGTGAAGGGCGTAAAGAGAACTATCCAAACCTATGTCTTTAAGTGCTGACCGTAAAATCTCCCTACATCTGGTATAAGAAAGGGACTTAGACTTATTAGTAGCTTTGTACTCgccagatattttcataaagttaatgGCAGTAAAGAGAAACTCGTCGGATTTTTCTATAATACCTGCTAACGCAATATATTTTCTTAACCAGAAAACGGGACAAAGCTCGTTGCGTGTTTTCGCAATAACAACTGAATTACCTCTCCTGTATAAATCTGttttactttttggaattttaatctccaaaaaatttgattgaaaatccAGATCACACATCCGTATATTTGCTAGTTCACTAAATCTTAAAAAACCAGAAAACCCTAGAAGACACAAGACACAAGTGcgcaaaaataataaattatgctTTTCTACCGTATAGTGTCGAactaattttaacaaaatatcttTGGTA
This genomic window from Mytilus galloprovincialis chromosome 9, xbMytGall1.hap1.1, whole genome shotgun sequence contains:
- the LOC143046430 gene encoding integrase/recombinase xerD homolog; this encodes FFTDSTRLVSHWKDLEKYKFHPYLSGSVHALPAIVKNARATATNKKYDLYFEKFRKWCIQNYFSYLPASVSSVALFLGGLIQQKVSVSVLEAYFYSINWQHKISLNINPCLDDFLKLILEGGKRTLGKPLNKKEPITKDILLKLVRHYTVEKHNLLFLRTCVLCLLGFSGFLRFSELANIRMCDLDFQSNFLEIKIPKSKTDLYRRGNSVVIAKTRNELCPVFWLRKYIALAGIIEKSDEFLFTAINFMKISGEYKATNKSKSLSYTRCREILRSALKDIGLDSSLYALHSLRSGGVSAAANNKVPDRLPKVHWRWATDRAKDGYIKDSIEQKLLVSLNLGL